From Actinoplanes oblitus, a single genomic window includes:
- the fdh gene encoding formate dehydrogenase: MGVRTWIEGWPVYRQLTGTDPLGRGAAVQSARSRSLTARTETADSMARSVCPYCAVGCGQRIFVKDGEVTQIEGDPDSPISKGRLCPKGSASKSLVTSDRRQKTVLYRRPYGTDWETLDLDTAMEMIADRVLKARADTWEDTDDQGRPLNRTMGISSLGGATLDNEENYLIKKLFTAMGALQIENQARIUHSATVPGLGTSFGRGGATGFLQDLANADCIIIQGSNMAEAHPVGFQYVVEAKNRGAKVIHIDPRFTRTSALAHTYVPMRAGADIAFLGGVINYILGNEKDFREYVVAYTNASMIVSEEFQDTEDLDGLFSGFDPETRAYHQASWAYQGQHDDDAVQDHEESHIDRETASGLEQESHGPPVPADVPRDPTLRHPRCVYQILKRHYARYTPELVERVCGVPRDKFLEVCEAWTSNSGRERTTALVYSVGWTQHSVGVQYIRTGAIIQLLLGNMGRPGGGVMALRGHASIQGSTDIPTLFNLLPGYLPMPHHTQHETFRQWVDAIRHPEQKGFWAEAEAYAVSLLKAYWGEAATAENDWGFGWLPRLTGDHGTYQQVLDMIDGKIKGYFLLGQNPAVGSAHGKAQRLGMANLDWLVVRDLFMIESATFWKDSPEVATGEIVPEECRTEVFFMPAASHAEKEGTFTQTHRLLQWREKALDPPGDCRSELWFFHHLGRILRERLAGSTLPRDQALLKLNWDYDPDDGEGVLKEINGYEVATGKPLPGFTALKADGSTACGCWIYSGVFKDGVNQAARRKPGGEQDWVAAEWGWAWPSDRRTLYNRASADPDGKPWSERKKYVWWDAEAGEWTGYDVPDFEKTKAPGYRPPDGASGVEAIAGDDAFIMQGDGKGWLYAPSGLIDGPLPTHYEPAESTVRNPLYGQQANPARKTYDRPENPVNPTSEVFPYVFSTSRLTEHHTAGGMSRQLAYLSELQPEMFVEVSPQLAAERGLEHLGWAHVVTTRAAIEARVLVTDRLTPLRVDGRVLHQIWMPYHWGGAGLVTGDSANDLIGITLDPNVLIQESKVGTCDIQPGRRPRGPELLAYVAGYRKRAGLDTGER, from the coding sequence ATGGGTGTCCGCACCTGGATCGAGGGCTGGCCGGTCTATCGGCAGCTGACCGGCACCGACCCGCTGGGTCGTGGTGCCGCGGTGCAGAGTGCCCGGTCCCGGAGTCTGACCGCCCGCACCGAGACCGCCGACTCGATGGCCCGCTCGGTTTGTCCTTACTGCGCCGTCGGCTGCGGCCAGCGGATCTTCGTGAAGGACGGCGAGGTCACCCAGATCGAGGGCGATCCGGACAGCCCGATCTCCAAGGGCCGCCTCTGCCCGAAAGGTTCGGCCAGCAAGAGCCTGGTCACCAGCGACCGCCGGCAGAAGACGGTGCTCTACCGGCGGCCCTACGGCACCGACTGGGAGACCCTGGACCTGGACACCGCGATGGAGATGATCGCGGACCGGGTGCTCAAGGCCCGCGCGGACACCTGGGAGGACACCGACGACCAGGGCCGCCCGCTGAACCGGACGATGGGCATCTCCAGCCTCGGCGGCGCGACGCTGGACAACGAAGAGAACTACCTGATCAAGAAGCTGTTCACCGCGATGGGCGCGTTGCAGATCGAGAATCAGGCGCGGATTTGACACTCCGCCACCGTCCCCGGTCTGGGGACCAGCTTCGGCCGCGGCGGGGCCACCGGATTCCTCCAGGATCTGGCTAACGCCGACTGCATCATCATCCAGGGCTCCAACATGGCGGAGGCCCACCCGGTGGGTTTCCAGTACGTCGTGGAGGCGAAGAACCGCGGCGCCAAGGTGATCCACATCGATCCGCGGTTCACCCGGACCAGCGCGCTCGCGCACACCTACGTGCCGATGCGCGCCGGGGCGGACATCGCGTTCCTGGGCGGGGTGATCAACTACATCCTCGGCAACGAGAAGGACTTCCGGGAGTACGTCGTGGCGTACACCAACGCGTCCATGATCGTGAGCGAGGAGTTCCAGGACACCGAGGACCTCGACGGGCTGTTCTCCGGTTTCGACCCGGAGACCCGCGCGTACCACCAGGCCAGCTGGGCGTACCAGGGGCAGCACGACGACGACGCGGTCCAGGATCACGAAGAGTCGCACATCGACCGGGAGACGGCCTCCGGGCTGGAGCAGGAGTCGCACGGCCCGCCGGTGCCCGCCGACGTGCCCCGCGACCCGACGCTGCGGCATCCGCGCTGCGTCTACCAGATCCTCAAGCGGCACTACGCCAGGTACACCCCGGAGCTGGTGGAGCGGGTCTGCGGCGTGCCGCGGGACAAGTTCCTCGAGGTCTGCGAGGCGTGGACGAGCAACTCCGGCCGGGAGCGCACCACCGCGCTGGTCTACTCGGTCGGCTGGACCCAGCACAGCGTCGGCGTGCAGTACATCCGCACCGGGGCGATCATCCAGCTGCTGCTGGGCAACATGGGCCGGCCCGGCGGCGGTGTGATGGCGCTGCGCGGGCACGCCAGCATCCAGGGCTCGACCGACATCCCGACCCTGTTCAACCTGCTGCCGGGCTACCTGCCGATGCCGCACCACACGCAGCACGAGACGTTCCGCCAGTGGGTGGACGCGATCCGGCACCCCGAGCAGAAAGGCTTCTGGGCCGAGGCCGAGGCGTACGCGGTGAGCCTGCTCAAGGCGTACTGGGGGGAGGCGGCGACCGCGGAGAACGACTGGGGGTTCGGGTGGCTGCCCCGGCTCACCGGCGACCACGGTACGTATCAGCAGGTCCTCGACATGATCGACGGCAAGATCAAGGGGTACTTCCTGCTCGGCCAGAACCCGGCGGTCGGCTCCGCGCACGGCAAGGCGCAGCGGCTCGGCATGGCGAACCTGGACTGGCTGGTGGTCCGCGACCTGTTCATGATCGAGTCGGCGACGTTCTGGAAGGACAGTCCCGAGGTCGCCACCGGCGAGATCGTCCCCGAGGAGTGCCGGACCGAGGTGTTCTTCATGCCGGCCGCCTCGCACGCCGAGAAGGAGGGCACCTTCACCCAGACCCACCGGTTGCTCCAGTGGCGGGAGAAAGCCCTGGACCCACCCGGCGACTGCCGCTCCGAGCTGTGGTTCTTCCACCACCTCGGCCGGATCCTCCGGGAGCGGCTGGCCGGCTCGACGCTGCCCCGCGACCAGGCCCTGCTCAAGCTGAACTGGGACTACGACCCGGACGACGGCGAGGGCGTGCTCAAGGAGATCAACGGGTACGAGGTCGCCACCGGCAAGCCGCTGCCCGGCTTCACCGCGCTCAAGGCCGACGGGTCGACGGCCTGCGGCTGCTGGATCTACTCCGGCGTCTTCAAGGACGGGGTGAATCAGGCCGCCCGCCGCAAACCCGGCGGCGAGCAGGACTGGGTGGCCGCCGAGTGGGGCTGGGCCTGGCCGTCCGACCGCCGCACGCTCTACAACCGCGCCTCCGCCGACCCGGACGGCAAGCCGTGGTCGGAGCGGAAGAAGTACGTCTGGTGGGACGCCGAGGCCGGCGAGTGGACCGGTTACGACGTGCCCGACTTCGAGAAGACGAAGGCGCCCGGCTACCGCCCGCCGGACGGCGCGTCGGGTGTCGAGGCGATCGCCGGCGACGACGCGTTCATCATGCAGGGCGACGGAAAGGGCTGGCTGTACGCGCCGAGCGGCCTGATCGACGGCCCGCTGCCGACGCACTACGAGCCGGCCGAGTCGACGGTGCGCAACCCGCTCTACGGGCAGCAGGCCAACCCGGCCCGCAAGACCTACGACCGCCCGGAGAACCCGGTGAACCCGACCTCCGAGGTCTTTCCGTACGTCTTCAGCACCAGCCGCCTGACCGAGCACCACACCGCCGGTGGCATGAGCCGCCAGCTGGCGTACCTCTCGGAGCTGCAACCGGAGATGTTCGTCGAGGTCTCCCCGCAGCTGGCCGCCGAGCGCGGGCTGGAGCACCTCGGCTGGGCGCACGTCGTCACGACCCGCGCCGCCATCGAGGCCCGGGTGCTGGTCACCGATCGGCTCACGCCGTTGCGCGTCGACGGCCGGGTGCTGCACCAGATCTGGATGCCCTATCACTGGGGTGGCGCCGGGCTGGTCACCGGCGACTCGGCGAACGACCTGATCGGGATCACCCTCGACCCGAACGTGCTGATCCAGGAGAGCAAGGTCGGGACGTGCGACATCCAGCCGGGCCGCCGGCCGCGGGGCCCGGAACTGCTCGCGTACGTCGCCGGGTACCGGAAACGGGCCGGCCTGGACACCGGGGAGCGCTGA
- a CDS encoding DEAD/DEAH box helicase encodes MDETAATSTDAGFAELGLRPELLRALADLGYEEPTPIQREAIAPLVAGHDLVGQAATGTGKTAAFALPLLQRLTAGEADGPVALVLVPTRELAEQVSQAVHRYGRDLNVRVLPVYGGQPIQRQLQVLRRGVDVVVGTPGRILDHIERETLRLDAIRTVVLDEADEMLDMGFAEDIEAILAETPEERQTVLFSATMPPRIDAIARRHLREPLRIRMGRETAEADALPTVRQSAYLVARAHKAAALGRVLDVEAPTAAIVFCRTREEVEEVTESLNGRGFRAEALHGGLSQDQRDRVMGRLRAGTTELLVATDVAARGLDVEQLTHVINFNVPSAPEAYVHRIGRVGRAGRTGAAITLAEPREQRMLKAIERLTGQRIVLEKLPTVTDLRARRLEVVRTTVQEALDADDLDRFRSVLASLTDEADLEQIALVTLKLLHEANGGDVDEPEIPSIAPQREREFDNRAARRNGPGADRNGDRGPGRGRSGGGAVTRVFVGLGRRAGLRPQDLVGAIAGEAGLPARDIGAIQITDRFSLVEVPEADADRVIRALSHSTIRGRRPTVRRDRPHR; translated from the coding sequence ATGGACGAAACCGCCGCTACCAGCACCGATGCAGGATTCGCCGAGCTGGGGCTGCGTCCCGAACTGCTGCGCGCGCTCGCTGATCTCGGGTACGAGGAGCCCACGCCGATCCAGCGGGAGGCGATCGCGCCGCTCGTGGCCGGGCATGACCTGGTGGGGCAGGCGGCGACCGGCACGGGAAAGACGGCGGCGTTCGCCCTGCCCCTGCTGCAGCGGCTGACGGCCGGCGAGGCGGACGGGCCGGTGGCGCTGGTGCTGGTGCCGACCCGGGAGCTCGCCGAGCAGGTGTCGCAGGCGGTGCACCGCTACGGGCGGGACCTGAACGTGCGGGTGCTGCCGGTCTACGGCGGGCAGCCGATCCAGCGCCAGCTCCAGGTGCTGCGGCGCGGCGTGGATGTGGTGGTCGGCACCCCCGGCCGGATCCTGGACCACATCGAGCGGGAGACGCTGCGGCTCGACGCGATCCGTACCGTCGTGCTGGACGAGGCCGACGAGATGCTCGACATGGGGTTCGCCGAGGACATCGAGGCGATCCTGGCGGAGACGCCCGAGGAGCGGCAGACCGTGCTGTTCTCGGCCACCATGCCGCCGCGGATCGACGCGATCGCCCGGCGTCACCTGCGGGAACCGCTGCGGATCCGGATGGGGCGGGAGACCGCCGAGGCCGACGCGCTGCCGACGGTACGCCAGAGCGCCTACCTGGTGGCCCGCGCGCACAAGGCGGCAGCTCTCGGCCGGGTGCTCGACGTGGAGGCGCCGACCGCGGCGATCGTCTTCTGCCGCACCCGCGAGGAGGTCGAGGAGGTCACCGAGAGCCTGAACGGCCGGGGTTTCCGCGCCGAGGCCCTGCACGGCGGGCTGAGCCAGGACCAGCGGGACCGGGTGATGGGCCGCCTCCGCGCGGGCACCACCGAGCTGCTGGTCGCGACGGATGTGGCAGCTCGCGGGCTGGACGTCGAGCAGCTGACCCACGTCATCAACTTCAACGTGCCGTCGGCCCCGGAGGCGTACGTGCACCGCATCGGCCGGGTGGGCCGCGCCGGCCGGACCGGTGCCGCCATCACCCTGGCCGAGCCCCGCGAGCAGCGGATGCTGAAGGCCATCGAGCGGTTGACCGGTCAGCGGATCGTACTGGAAAAGCTCCCGACCGTGACCGACCTGCGGGCCCGGCGCCTGGAAGTGGTCCGCACCACCGTCCAAGAGGCCCTGGACGCCGACGACCTGGACCGTTTCCGATCGGTGCTGGCCTCCCTCACCGACGAGGCCGACCTGGAACAGATCGCGCTGGTCACCCTGAAGCTGCTGCACGAGGCGAACGGCGGCGACGTCGACGAGCCGGAGATCCCGTCGATCGCGCCGCAGCGTGAGCGCGAGTTCGACAATCGCGCCGCGCGCCGCAACGGTCCCGGCGCCGACCGCAACGGCGACCGCGGTCCGGGCCGAGGCCGGTCCGGGGGCGGCGCGGTGACCCGCGTCTTCGTCGGCCTGGGCCGGCGTGCCGGGCTGCGCCCGCAGGACCTGGTCGGCGCGATCGCCGGCGAGGCGGGCCTGCCGGCGCGGGACATCGGCGCCATCCAGATCACTGACCGTTTCTCGCTGGTGGAGGTCCCCGAGGCCGACGCCGACCGGGTGATCCGCGCGCTGAGCCACAGCACCATCCGGGGCCGCCGCCCGACGGTCCGCCGCGACCGCCCCCACCGCTGA
- a CDS encoding DNA/RNA helicase domain-containing protein — translation MASKNTWAPLEAYWSADDLVRRRNRLIKEVEQCYQRAHPSGSGPSRSEVQSWRESLYEVATTLVDSGLGQVWMFIEYRVDPGMSPIDVVLAGSHPVDGLSYAALELKQWGSAERPTASIPAGLCASCRSAGGSQLCRRCSIECVYAPFYQKHKKHPAIQVRDNLIALKKHHSMFDDRYINLVGAAYLHNLKGQDDQWISLVAPCPGIPTFTARHPNDLREFLTSNFSPTSGAKAAQALLERRRSNLPITSELGAVVNGHTRFSLVENQLRAVTSVMESVRTAAPSGAKKVFVVSGRAGTGKSLVALTLLGKALESRYKVRYVSGGIASRETFKRATIGQRHAFTTLNNIADNMTADEQDLILCDEAHRLTERPMRGSFSVRPGETSVAVVVTRARVPVFFIDGDQRLFADEVWSPEVLKREIQSLGAEVVPITLDRPLRAVGSATYDTWIQRFLAGDPVPWNADADSDPEPFELYYANSAAQMEAFLRSKEESGASARISAGLCWNWTDDTGTFPDVTPDPDWARPWNAGDNHKTPGVPKRRYWATEAGGFGQIGCVHTAQGLEYEWGGVIMGPDLTLDGRTWRVHREHVRSKASRIRNDRELLRAICNAYGVLMTRSIRGTVLYSVDPATRQLFADLGLSKI, via the coding sequence ATGGCAAGCAAGAATACCTGGGCACCGCTAGAGGCCTATTGGTCTGCTGACGATCTGGTGCGACGCCGTAATAGACTGATCAAAGAAGTCGAGCAGTGCTATCAGCGAGCCCATCCTAGCGGCTCAGGCCCCTCCCGAAGCGAAGTCCAGTCTTGGCGCGAGAGCCTCTATGAGGTCGCGACCACCCTCGTCGATAGCGGGCTGGGGCAGGTCTGGATGTTCATAGAATACCGAGTCGATCCGGGCATGAGCCCCATCGACGTGGTTCTCGCCGGAAGCCATCCGGTGGACGGCTTGAGTTACGCCGCCCTGGAGTTGAAACAATGGGGCTCCGCCGAACGGCCCACCGCCTCGATACCTGCCGGACTCTGCGCCTCCTGCAGATCCGCCGGAGGGTCTCAGCTGTGCAGAAGATGCTCTATCGAGTGCGTTTACGCGCCTTTCTACCAGAAACACAAGAAGCATCCCGCGATTCAGGTACGCGACAATCTGATCGCTCTCAAGAAGCACCACAGCATGTTCGACGACCGCTACATCAACCTCGTCGGCGCCGCCTACCTGCACAACCTCAAGGGCCAGGACGACCAATGGATCAGCCTCGTCGCCCCCTGTCCCGGCATCCCGACCTTCACCGCCCGGCATCCCAATGATCTACGAGAATTCCTCACGAGCAATTTCAGCCCCACATCGGGTGCCAAAGCCGCCCAGGCACTGCTTGAACGCCGCCGCTCGAATCTACCGATCACCAGCGAACTGGGTGCCGTTGTCAACGGGCACACTCGATTCAGCCTGGTAGAGAACCAGCTACGCGCCGTCACCAGCGTGATGGAATCGGTACGAACAGCCGCACCGTCCGGAGCGAAGAAGGTTTTCGTCGTGAGCGGTCGCGCCGGGACCGGAAAGTCGCTCGTCGCGCTCACCCTGCTCGGAAAGGCGCTCGAGAGCCGATACAAAGTGCGTTACGTATCCGGGGGAATCGCGTCACGCGAGACCTTCAAACGCGCCACAATCGGCCAGCGTCACGCGTTCACCACCCTGAACAATATCGCCGACAACATGACGGCCGACGAGCAGGACTTGATCCTTTGTGACGAGGCGCACCGGCTCACCGAGCGGCCGATGAGAGGGTCCTTCTCCGTGCGGCCCGGAGAAACGTCAGTCGCGGTGGTCGTTACGCGCGCCAGGGTGCCAGTCTTCTTCATCGACGGCGACCAGCGCCTGTTCGCTGACGAGGTCTGGAGCCCGGAGGTGCTGAAACGAGAGATCCAGAGCCTAGGCGCCGAGGTCGTACCGATCACCCTGGACAGGCCGCTGCGGGCCGTGGGCAGCGCCACGTACGACACGTGGATCCAGCGATTCCTAGCCGGCGACCCGGTCCCCTGGAATGCCGACGCCGACTCCGATCCGGAGCCCTTCGAGCTGTACTACGCCAACAGCGCCGCCCAGATGGAGGCCTTCCTTCGCAGCAAGGAGGAATCGGGCGCCAGCGCCCGGATCAGCGCCGGCCTGTGCTGGAACTGGACCGACGACACCGGCACCTTCCCGGATGTCACCCCCGACCCTGATTGGGCCCGTCCTTGGAACGCCGGTGACAACCACAAGACGCCGGGCGTGCCGAAGCGACGGTACTGGGCGACCGAGGCCGGGGGTTTCGGACAGATCGGCTGTGTGCACACCGCGCAAGGCCTGGAGTACGAGTGGGGCGGAGTGATCATGGGACCGGATCTCACGTTGGATGGCCGTACTTGGCGGGTGCACCGCGAGCACGTACGCAGCAAAGCAAGCAGAATTCGTAACGATCGGGAGCTCTTGCGGGCGATCTGCAACGCCTACGGAGTCCTCATGACCCGCTCTATCCGCGGCACGGTGCTCTATTCGGTCGACCCGGCTACTCGACAGCTCTTCGCCGACCTCGGCCTCAGCAAGATTTGA
- a CDS encoding DUF5995 family protein translates to MNFDRERVESSAAALAEGRQRIALAVASVASDWSPVQEEMLALVEEQPEDIIGVIERLKAVQKILDLLPPSPGKNRVAAFNTLYLTITEQVADSLRSADCVDPEWLEVLDVEFARLYFKALGAWGVPGKNPADAWEVLFRRAYDDKVTVMDAAVLGVNAHINHDLALALLATWDRLGYPGEGPQHPDYLLVNKIFYQQIPLLRRRFATAWQLQIDRCVGDLDDWSQRILVRTTRAMAWEQAEALWELREDPKDYAHALRIMDRASACAGEALLRGTSLLQVLWLTARAWTSRLWRRLTGRRSG, encoded by the coding sequence GTGAATTTCGATCGAGAACGAGTGGAGTCCAGCGCCGCCGCACTCGCCGAGGGCCGGCAGCGGATCGCGCTGGCCGTCGCCTCCGTCGCGAGCGACTGGTCGCCGGTGCAGGAGGAGATGCTGGCGCTGGTCGAGGAGCAGCCCGAGGACATCATCGGTGTGATCGAGCGGCTCAAGGCCGTACAGAAAATCCTTGATCTTCTGCCGCCGAGTCCGGGCAAGAACCGCGTCGCGGCCTTCAACACCCTCTATCTGACCATCACCGAACAGGTCGCCGACAGCCTGCGCAGCGCGGACTGCGTCGACCCGGAGTGGCTCGAGGTCCTCGACGTCGAGTTCGCCCGGCTGTACTTCAAGGCGCTCGGCGCCTGGGGTGTGCCCGGCAAGAATCCGGCCGACGCCTGGGAGGTGCTGTTCCGCCGCGCCTACGACGACAAGGTGACGGTGATGGACGCCGCGGTCCTCGGCGTCAACGCGCACATCAACCACGACCTGGCCCTGGCCCTGCTCGCCACCTGGGACCGCCTCGGCTACCCCGGCGAGGGCCCGCAACACCCGGACTACCTGCTGGTCAACAAGATCTTCTACCAGCAGATCCCGCTGCTGCGCCGCCGCTTCGCCACCGCCTGGCAGCTGCAGATCGACCGCTGCGTCGGCGACCTGGACGACTGGAGCCAGCGCATCCTGGTCCGCACCACCCGCGCGATGGCCTGGGAACAGGCCGAGGCGCTGTGGGAGCTGCGCGAGGACCCGAAGGACTATGCCCACGCGTTGCGGATCATGGACCGGGCGTCGGCCTGTGCCGGTGAGGCGCTGTTGCGGGGGACCAGCCTGCTCCAGGTCCTGTGGCTGACCGCGCGAGCCTGGACGTCCCGCCTGTGGCGCCGCCTCACCGGTCGCCGCTCCGGCTAG
- a CDS encoding sensor histidine kinase — protein MFTSLVRGLKLAGLATADLFLLIWINLCVSVLTIGVGVPLLPRALDAARARTERQRRLAREWSGVAVEEQYLPVRVTQPGFAGHLQRSWGMVNDAATWRDLRWLLVNPVVGTFLGLLPVLLVLEGAFGLTLPFTWRILVEDWGWNNSWFIVVPLLGQTTANLAGVLAAVEITAGFYLSRRFLRLHGNWVGAMLDGRSRTDLAHRVRHLADTRSDAISQQAAEIQRIERDLHDGAQARLVSMGMTLAAAETLLKHDPDQALALVTEAKNSSANALRELRELVRGIHPPVLADRGLVDAVRSLALTLPLHVEVTANLPGRVSPPVESAVYFVISELLGNVVKHARATEASVDLRYTDGRLRVTVHDDGVGGADPARGTGLTGIERRLSPFDGYLTVFSPPGGTTDVAIEVPSEIVTHA, from the coding sequence ATGTTCACTTCCTTGGTACGCGGGCTGAAACTCGCCGGCCTGGCCACCGCGGACCTGTTCCTGCTGATCTGGATCAACCTGTGCGTGAGCGTGCTGACCATCGGCGTCGGCGTGCCGCTGTTGCCGAGGGCGCTGGACGCGGCCCGTGCGCGGACCGAGCGGCAGCGCCGGCTGGCCCGCGAGTGGTCGGGCGTCGCGGTCGAGGAGCAGTACCTGCCGGTCCGGGTGACCCAGCCGGGCTTCGCCGGCCACCTCCAGCGGTCCTGGGGGATGGTCAACGACGCGGCCACCTGGCGCGACCTGCGCTGGCTGCTGGTCAACCCGGTGGTCGGCACGTTCCTCGGCCTGCTGCCGGTGCTGCTGGTGCTGGAGGGGGCGTTCGGCCTGACTCTGCCGTTCACCTGGCGGATCCTGGTGGAGGACTGGGGCTGGAACAACAGCTGGTTCATCGTCGTCCCGCTGCTCGGCCAGACCACGGCGAACCTGGCCGGGGTGCTCGCCGCCGTCGAGATCACCGCCGGGTTCTACCTCAGCCGGCGGTTCCTGCGCCTGCACGGCAACTGGGTCGGCGCCATGCTCGACGGCCGCAGCCGGACCGATCTGGCCCACCGGGTCCGGCACCTGGCCGACACCCGGTCCGACGCGATCAGCCAGCAGGCCGCCGAGATCCAGCGGATCGAGCGGGACCTGCACGACGGCGCCCAAGCCCGGCTGGTCTCCATGGGCATGACCCTGGCGGCCGCCGAGACGCTGCTCAAGCACGACCCGGACCAGGCCCTCGCCCTGGTCACCGAGGCGAAGAACAGTTCCGCGAACGCCCTGCGCGAGCTGCGCGAACTGGTCCGCGGCATCCACCCGCCGGTGCTCGCCGACCGGGGCCTGGTGGACGCCGTCCGGTCCCTGGCGCTCACCCTGCCGCTGCACGTGGAGGTCACCGCGAACCTGCCGGGCCGGGTGTCGCCGCCGGTCGAGTCGGCCGTCTACTTCGTCATCTCCGAACTGCTCGGCAACGTGGTCAAGCACGCGCGGGCCACCGAGGCGAGCGTCGACCTGCGCTACACCGACGGCCGGCTACGGGTCACCGTGCACGACGACGGCGTCGGCGGCGCCGACCCGGCCCGCGGCACCGGCTTGACCGGCATCGAGCGGCGGTTGTCCCCGTTCGACGGCTACCTCACCGTCTTCAGCCCGCCCGGCGGCACCACCGACGTGGCGATCGAGGTACCCAGCGAGATCGTGACGCACGCCTGA
- a CDS encoding response regulator transcription factor: protein MRLILAEDQFLLREGLVKLLEAHGHQVVRAVTDGPALREALAAEDFDVALVDIRLPPTFTDEGLQAALEARRARPGLPVLLLSQYVEQLYATELLADGAGGVGYLLKDRVFDGEQFVTALRTVAGGGTVMDEDVVSGMVGRSDRLASLTARELETLGLVAQGRSNAAIAARMFVTEKAVAKNINSILAKLQLPPSTDDNRRVMAVLAYLGA from the coding sequence GTGCGGCTGATTCTCGCGGAGGACCAATTCCTGCTCCGGGAAGGACTCGTCAAGCTGCTGGAGGCGCACGGCCACCAGGTGGTCCGGGCGGTGACCGACGGGCCGGCGCTGCGGGAGGCGCTCGCGGCCGAGGATTTCGACGTGGCGCTGGTCGACATCCGGCTGCCGCCCACGTTCACCGACGAGGGCCTGCAGGCGGCGCTCGAGGCGCGCCGGGCCCGGCCCGGTCTGCCGGTGTTGCTGCTCTCCCAGTACGTCGAGCAGCTCTACGCCACGGAACTGCTCGCGGACGGGGCCGGCGGGGTGGGCTACCTGCTGAAGGACCGGGTGTTCGACGGGGAGCAGTTCGTCACCGCGCTGCGGACGGTGGCCGGTGGCGGCACCGTGATGGACGAGGACGTGGTCTCCGGCATGGTCGGGCGCAGCGATCGGCTCGCCTCGCTGACCGCGCGGGAGCTGGAGACGCTGGGACTGGTCGCGCAGGGGCGGTCGAACGCGGCGATCGCGGCCCGGATGTTCGTCACCGAGAAGGCCGTCGCGAAGAACATCAACAGCATCCTGGCGAAGCTCCAGTTGCCGCCGTCGACCGACGACAATCGCCGAGTGATGGCCGTCCTCGCCTATCTGGGCGCCTGA